From a single Stomoxys calcitrans chromosome 4, idStoCalc2.1, whole genome shotgun sequence genomic region:
- the LOC106084179 gene encoding C-type lectin 37Db, with product MTLNFLKIFITLSFGCVIHGARTPKISTNTMEGYGHGLDTSPFVEVGNKLYHFGQNKASWFRASLICRSLGGNLASIDNSNELRLISEHLRTTCRTDRSYWISGSNLQGGGGFFCYNTGERMTFADWAPGKPKNATGKDHCVNLMFTNNKFQMNDEDCNQSDYYICEAEQPTNVMVSVF from the exons ATGACattgaatttcttaaaaatcttcATTACCTTAAGCTTTGGCTGCGTTATACATGGCGCACGAACTCCCAAAATATCAACCAATACAATGGAAG GATATGGTCATGGTTTGGATACATCACCCTTTGTTGAGGTGGGCAACAAACTCTACCACTTTGGACAAAACAAA GCGTCATGGTTTAGGGCAAGTTTGATATGTCGTTCTTTGGGTGGCAATTTGGCATCTATTGATAATAGCAACGAATTACGGCTCATATCGGAACACTTAAGaaccacttgccgcaccgataggTCGTATTGGATCTCAGGCTCCAACCTGCAAGGCGGAGGCGGCTTCTTTTGCTATAACACCGGCGAACGCATGACCTTTGCTGACTGGGCACCCGGAAAACCAAAGAATGCTACTGGAAAAGATCATTGTGTGAATTTAATGTTCAcaaataacaaatttcaaatgaacGACGAGGATTGCAATCAATCTGATTACTACATATGTGAGGCTGAACAGCCCACTAATGTGATGGTATCCGTTTTTTAA
- the LOC106084180 gene encoding C-type lectin 37Db-like has protein sequence MAVNFLHIFIILAIWSNVLDARTTKTSTSMQGYPDDLDISGFTKVGKKRYHFGQSKVSWFRANLICRSMGGYLASFENDDELSQVSSYLRNTYPTDRIWWTSGSDLQGEGDFFCYNTGERMKYANWIPGQPDNASGNEHCINLIFKEYKIQMNTADCDEVGYYVCEADKPVNVLLTVV, from the exons ATGGCAGTAAACTTTTtacatatatttattattttggcCATTTGGAGCAATGTACTTGACGCACGAACTACCAAAACTTCGACTTCTATGCAAG GCTATCCCgatgatttggatatatcagGCTTTACTAAAGTTGGCAAGAAACGCTACCACTTTGGACAAAGCAAA GTATCGTGGTTTAGGGCAAATTTGATATGTCGCTCAATGGGTGGTTATTTAGCATCCTTTGAAAACGACGACGAATTAAGCCAAGTATCGAGTTATTTGAGAAACACCTATCCCACAGATAGGATATGGTGGACCTCTGGTTCCGACCTGCAAGGTGAAGGAGACTTCTTTTGCTACAACACCGGCGAACGCATGAAATATGCTAACTGGATACCTGGTCAACCGGACAATGCTAGTGGAAATGAACATtgtattaatttaatttttaaagaatacaaaattcaaatgaACACTGCGGATTGCGATGAGGTTGGCTATTACGTGTGTGAGGCAGATAAGCCTGTTAATGTGTTGTTAACCGTTGTTTAA
- the LOC106084178 gene encoding C-type lectin 37Db, giving the protein MLINILNASIFILLGCGSIVLGVQRGPRISTTVLEGYPDELNVSPFTKVGKKLYNFGQSKVSWFQANLICRSMGGYLASIENQNEMSELSDYLKANYPTDRWWWLSGSDLQGEGDFYWYRTGERLTYTDWSIGQPDNAGGSENCVHLWYKDPKFQMNDWICSQAAFYICEADKPTTVVVSVF; this is encoded by the exons atgttaataaatattttaaatgccaGTATATTCATATTATTGGGCTGCGGAAGCATTGTCCTTGGGGTCCAAAGGGGTCCCAGAATCTCAACAACTGTTTTGGAAG GCTATCCGGATGAGCTGAATGTGTCACCTTTTACTAAAGTTGGCAAAAAACTCTACAATTTTGGACAAAGCAAA GTATCGTGGTTTCAAGCAAATTTAATTTGCCGTTCAATGGGTGGTTATTTGGCGTCAATTGAGAATCAGAACGAAATGTCCGAGTTATCcgattatttgaaagccaattatccTACAGACAGATGGTGGTGGCTCTCTGGCTCCGATTTGCAGGGCGAGGGCGATTTCTATTGGTATAGAACTGGTGAACGTCTAACGTATACTGATTGGTCAATCGGCCAGCCGGATAATGCTGGTGGTAGTGAAAATTGTGTTCATTTGTGGTATAAGGACCCAAAGTTTCAGATGAACGATTGGATTTGCAGTCAGGCTGCCTTCTACATTTGTGAAGCTGATAAGCCTACCACAGTAGTTGTGTCAGTATTTTAA